A DNA window from Parabacteroides johnsonii DSM 18315 contains the following coding sequences:
- a CDS encoding heavy metal translocating P-type ATPase: MRETETKVLPVLEMSCAVCAASVESTVQALPGVEKASVNFAAGTLTVTYNPSIITLKAMQTAVQAAGYDLIVDAEDPVAMQEEMARKHYKILRRNTIGAWVLSIPLALLGMVFMHMPFADWIMMVLALAIMVFFGRSFYVSGVRHALGGKANMDTLVALSTSIAFLFSLFNTLCPGFWLEKGLEPHVYYEASGVIIAFVLLGKLMEERAKNSTSSAIKGLMGLQPKTARLVMDGREEEVPISILQVGNIISVRPGEKIPVDGTLLQGSSSVDESMLSGEPIPVEKNAGDRVLAGTINQKGAFTMEATGVGGTTVLAQIVQMVQSAQGSKAPVQRIVDKISGIFVPVVVLLSILTFVCWLMIGGESYFSYALLSAVSVLVIACPCALGLATPTALMVGMGKGAERHILIKDAFALENLCKVDTIVLDKTGTLTEGVPVVTDSYWISDDNTRYLDILYTAEQKSEHPLASAIIRWLEDSSAKVCETENFESLTGRGVRIQVEGATYWVGSQGLLELFQADIPEKARKQIGQWQEEGQSVVFYGQDARLLAALAISDRIKPTSAEAVKELKKQGIEVHLLTGDGVRTAERVSEALGIDHYKAEVMPNDKEEYIVSLQRQGKKVAMVGDGINDSQALARADVSIAMGKGTDIAMDVAMVTLITSDLLLLPDAIRLSKQTVRLIYQNLFWAFIYNVIGIPLAAGVLFPINGLLLNPMLASAAMAFSSVSVVLNSLRLKFMK; the protein is encoded by the coding sequence ATGAGAGAAACAGAAACAAAGGTATTGCCTGTTCTTGAAATGAGTTGTGCCGTTTGTGCGGCGAGTGTGGAGAGTACGGTACAGGCATTGCCTGGTGTGGAGAAGGCAAGCGTGAATTTCGCTGCGGGTACGTTGACGGTGACTTATAATCCGTCTATCATCACTTTGAAGGCTATGCAAACAGCTGTACAGGCTGCCGGATATGATCTGATAGTCGATGCTGAAGATCCTGTAGCCATGCAGGAGGAGATGGCTAGAAAACATTATAAGATATTGAGGAGGAATACGATAGGTGCATGGGTGCTGTCCATCCCGTTAGCACTTTTGGGGATGGTGTTTATGCATATGCCGTTTGCCGACTGGATCATGATGGTGTTGGCATTGGCCATTATGGTCTTTTTCGGACGCTCGTTTTATGTGAGCGGCGTGCGGCATGCCCTGGGGGGAAAAGCCAATATGGACACATTGGTCGCACTCAGTACTTCGATCGCTTTTCTGTTCAGCCTTTTCAATACTTTATGTCCCGGATTTTGGTTGGAAAAAGGGCTGGAACCACATGTTTATTATGAGGCTTCAGGCGTGATCATCGCGTTCGTGTTGTTGGGCAAACTGATGGAGGAGCGTGCTAAGAACAGTACGTCTTCGGCGATAAAAGGATTGATGGGGTTGCAGCCTAAAACGGCCCGTTTGGTAATGGACGGGAGAGAAGAAGAAGTGCCTATCTCGATTCTTCAGGTCGGTAATATAATCAGTGTACGACCGGGAGAAAAGATTCCGGTGGACGGAACTCTTTTACAGGGAAGTTCTTCGGTAGACGAAAGTATGCTGAGCGGAGAGCCGATTCCGGTGGAGAAAAATGCCGGTGACCGGGTGTTGGCCGGAACGATCAATCAGAAGGGCGCTTTTACGATGGAAGCGACAGGTGTCGGGGGAACGACCGTATTGGCTCAGATCGTGCAGATGGTTCAATCGGCACAGGGAAGCAAGGCTCCTGTTCAGCGGATTGTAGATAAAATAAGCGGTATATTTGTTCCTGTCGTCGTATTGCTTTCGATTCTCACCTTTGTCTGTTGGCTGATGATAGGGGGAGAAAGCTATTTCTCGTATGCATTGCTATCGGCCGTCTCGGTGTTGGTTATTGCTTGCCCGTGTGCATTGGGATTGGCTACGCCGACAGCCTTGATGGTCGGAATGGGAAAAGGGGCCGAACGGCATATCTTGATTAAGGATGCTTTCGCTCTGGAAAATCTATGCAAGGTCGATACGATTGTTTTGGATAAGACCGGGACACTGACGGAAGGTGTGCCGGTTGTTACGGATTCTTACTGGATTTCAGACGACAATACCCGTTACTTGGACATTCTGTACACGGCAGAGCAGAAGTCCGAACATCCTTTGGCATCCGCTATTATCCGTTGGTTGGAAGATTCCAGTGCAAAGGTCTGTGAGACTGAGAATTTCGAAAGCCTGACAGGACGGGGCGTGCGCATTCAGGTCGAAGGGGCCACCTACTGGGTAGGGAGCCAGGGATTACTGGAGCTATTCCAGGCCGATATTCCGGAAAAGGCACGTAAGCAAATCGGACAATGGCAGGAGGAGGGGCAAAGTGTTGTCTTTTATGGTCAGGATGCCCGGTTGTTGGCTGCCTTGGCGATCTCGGACCGTATCAAGCCGACTTCTGCGGAAGCTGTTAAGGAACTGAAAAAACAGGGAATAGAAGTACATCTTCTGACAGGCGACGGTGTCCGGACAGCTGAACGAGTCAGCGAGGCATTGGGCATAGATCATTATAAGGCTGAAGTGATGCCGAACGATAAAGAGGAATATATCGTATCTTTGCAAAGACAAGGAAAGAAAGTAGCGATGGTCGGCGATGGTATTAACGACTCGCAAGCACTTGCCCGGGCGGATGTCAGTATCGCGATGGGAAAAGGAACGGATATTGCGATGGATGTGGCGATGGTCACGCTTATCACGTCTGACCTGTTGCTGCTTCCCGATGCGATCCGTTTGTCCAAACAGACAGTTCGCCTGATTTATCAGAACTTGTTTTGGGCATTTATATATAATGTGATCGGTATTCCGTTGGCTGCGGGCGTTTTGTTCCCGATAAACGGACTGCTGTTGAATCCGATGTTGGCAAGTGCAGCAATGGCTTTTAGCTCTGTATCGGTAGTATTGAATAGTTTACGGTTAAAATTCATGAAATAA
- a CDS encoding YhcH/YjgK/YiaL family protein has translation MILDSLNNTEKIECLHPLFKQAFDYLKSTDFSKVEDGKYELEGSRLYVSVVSIFGKEKKDAAIETHKKYIDIQMPLLGVEKIGWKPGCELQEESTPYNEQKDIAFYIDRPTAYTKIYPGQFAIYFPEDGHAPGIGQGNIRKVIVKVQVEK, from the coding sequence ATGATACTTGATTCATTAAACAACACAGAAAAAATCGAATGCCTGCATCCTCTATTCAAACAAGCATTCGACTATTTAAAATCTACGGACTTCTCTAAGGTGGAAGATGGTAAGTATGAACTGGAAGGTTCTCGTTTATATGTAAGCGTCGTCAGTATTTTCGGTAAAGAAAAGAAAGATGCTGCTATCGAAACACACAAAAAATACATCGACATCCAGATGCCCCTGTTAGGTGTGGAGAAAATCGGCTGGAAACCGGGATGTGAGCTACAGGAAGAATCGACTCCTTATAACGAGCAAAAAGACATCGCTTTCTATATTGACCGTCCTACAGCCTACACCAAGATCTACCCGGGACAGTTCGCCATTTATTTCCCCGAAGACGGCCATGCACCCGGCATCGGTCAGGGCAATATCCGTAAGGTGATCGTAAAGGTACAAGTTGAAAAATAA
- a CDS encoding response regulator transcription factor, translating to MMKSILIVDDKPEIAKIIMIYLSSSYQVVYMENPVKAISWMNEGNIPDGIISDLNMPEMSGEEFVCYLKGNNLFNHIPILVLSSEESSSTRIRLLEEGAEDFIIKPFNPEELRIRIKRLVK from the coding sequence ATAATGAAGTCGATTCTAATTGTTGATGACAAGCCGGAAATAGCAAAGATCATCATGATCTATTTATCCAGCTCCTATCAAGTGGTGTATATGGAAAATCCAGTAAAAGCCATTTCATGGATGAACGAGGGAAATATTCCGGACGGTATAATTTCTGATTTGAATATGCCGGAGATGAGTGGTGAAGAATTCGTATGTTATTTAAAAGGGAACAACCTTTTCAATCACATCCCAATTTTAGTATTATCGAGCGAAGAAAGCAGTTCAACACGAATACGCCTACTGGAAGAAGGAGCTGAAGATTTTATAATAAAACCATTCAATCCCGAAGAGTTAAGAATCAGGATTAAAAGACTTGTAAAATAA